The following proteins are encoded in a genomic region of Chelmon rostratus isolate fCheRos1 chromosome 3, fCheRos1.pri, whole genome shotgun sequence:
- the klhl2 gene encoding kelch-like protein 2 encodes MVHAAGPSFQPLKNTGIMDSHPLCTRLCPHALDKEDGVERQGPVTLNPRHMRKAFKVMNELRSQNLLCDVTIVAEDVEIAAHRVVLAAGSPYFHAMFTGEMAESRAKRVRIKEMDGWTLGLLVDYIYTAEIQVTEDNVQALLPAAGLLQLNEVKKACCEFLSSQLHPSNCLGIRAFADLHACSQLLTQANSYAEQHFTEVVGSEEFLNLGMEQVSSLIASDKLTIPTEEKVFEAVIAWVNHDKDVRQEHLAHLMEHVRLPLLSREYLVQRVEEESLIKNSSACKDYLIEAMKYHLLPADQRALMKTARTRMRTPACCPKVMVVVGGQAPKAIRSVECYDFEEQRWYQVAELPTRRCRAGVVYVSGCVYAVGGFNGSLRVRTVDCYDPMMDRWTSVSSMQDRRSTLGAAVLNGLLYAVGGFDGSTGLSTIEAYNAKTDEWFHVLPMSTRRSSVGVGVVNGILYAVGGYDGATRQCLSTVEAYNPKSNTWSYIAEMGTRRSGAGVGVLKGLLYAVGGHDGPLVRKSCEVYDPASNSWRQVADMNMCRRNAGVCAVNNLLYVVGGDDGSCNLASVEFYNPNSDKWTLLPTCMSTGRSYAGVTVIDKPL; translated from the exons GTGCACCAGACTTTGTCCACACGCTCTGGACAAAGAAGATGGAGTCGAGAGGCAAGGTCCCGTCACGCTCAACCCTCGGCACATGAGGAAGGCATTCAAAGTCATGAACGAGCTGCGCAG CCAGAACTTGCTGTGTGACGTGACCATAGTGGCGGAGGACGTAGAGATCGCCGCTCACAGGGTGGTTCTGGCTGCTGGGAGCCCCTACTTCCACGCTATGTTTACAG GTGAGATGGCAGAGAGCAGGGCGAAGCGAGTGAGGATAAAGGAGATGGACGGTTGGACACTGGGCCTGCTGGTGGACTACATCTACACAGCAGAGATCCAGGTCACGGAGGATAACGTGCAG gcGTTGCTGCCAGCAGCAGGCCTGCTCCAGCTGAACGAGGTAAAAAAGGCTTGTTGTGAGTTCCTGAGCTCTCAGCTTCATCCATCCAACTGCCTGGGAATACGAGCCTTCGCCGACCTCCACGCCTGCTCTCAGCTCCTCACGCAGGCCAACAGCTACgcag AGCAACATTTCACCGAGGTGGTTGGGAGTGAAGAGTTCCTCAACTTGGGCATGGAGCAGGTGTCGAGCCTGATCGCCAGCGACAAGCTCACCATCCCCACGGAGGAGAAG GTTTTCGAGGCAGTGATAGCTTGGGTCAACCACGATAAAGATGTCCGACAGGAACACTTGGCCCACCTGATGGAACACGTCCGCCTGCCGCTTCTCTCCAGAGAATACCTGGTGCAG cgggtggaggaggagtcGCTGATTAAGAACAGCAGCGCCTGTAAAGACTACCTGATCGAGGCCATGAAGTACCACCTGCTGCCAGCTGACCAGAGAGCGCTGATGAAGACTGCACGCACACGCATGAGGACGCCAGCCTGCTGTCCTAAG GTGATGGTTGTGGTTGGAGGCCAGGCTCCCAAGGCCATCCGCAGTGTGGAGTGTTATGACTTTGAGGAGCAGCGATGGTACCAGGTGGCTGAGCTCCCGACCAGGAGGTGCAGAGCAG GTGTGGTGTACgtcagtgggtgtgtgtatgcGGTCGGCGGCTTCAACGGCTCTCTGCGTGTGCGGACGGTGGACTGTTACGACCCGATGATGGACCGCTGGACGAGCGTGAGCAGCATGCAGGACCGCCGCTCCACGCTCGGGGCCGCCGTGCTTAATGGGCTCCTGTACGCTGTGGGGGGCTTCGACGGCAGCACGG gTCTGTCCACGATCGAGGCGTACAACGCTAAGACAGACGAGTGGTTCCATGTGTTACCCATGAGTACCCGACGAAGCAGTGTAGGAGTGGGTGTTGTCAATG GCATCCTGTATGCAGTTGGAGGTTACGATGGTGCGACCAGGCAGTGTCTGAGTACTGTAGAAGCTTACAACCCTAAAAGCAACACGTGGAGCTACATCGCAGAGATGGGCACGAGACGCAGTGGAGCGG GTGTAGGTGTGTTAAAAGGTTTACTGTACGCTGTGGGGGGTCATGATGGTCCATTGGTGAGGAAGAGCTGTGAAGTTTATGATCCGGCCTCGAACAGCTGGCGACAGGTAGCTGACATGAACATGTGTCGGCGTAACGCAG gtgtgtgcGCTGTAAACAACTTGCTGTATGTGGTGGGAGGAGACGATGGCAGCTGCAATTTGGCCTCTGTGGAGTTCTACAATCCGAACTCGGACAAGTGGACGCTACTGCCGACCTGCATGAGCACGGGGCGCAGTTATGCAG